Genomic segment of Microbacterium sp. BH-3-3-3:
CGGCGAGGTAGGCGAACAGGGCGCCGTAGAGGAACCCCTGGTTCAGGATCGCGCCGACGAACACCCGGTCGGAGAGCAGCGTGCGGAAGTCGCGCAGGGTGTGCGTGAGGCCGCCCGTCGCGCGGCTCTCGGCGGGCAGGGTCTCGGGGAACATCCGCAGGGCGATCAAGAGGATGCCCGCGCCGATGAGAGCCAGGAAGACGAACAGTCCCCGCCAGTCGGCGACCGTGTTCAGCACCCCGCCGAGGAGCGGTCCGATGATCGCGGCGAGCCCGCCCACCACGGTGAGGCGGCCGTAGAAACGCACCAGTGCGCCACCCGTGTAGATGTCGCGACCGGCTGCCTGCGCGATGACGATCCCGACCCCGCCGGCCAGCCCCTGCACGAATCGCGCGGTGATCAGCAGCTCGACCGTGGGGCTGATTGCGCACAGCGCCGAGGTGACGATGTACGCGACGATGCCGAGGAGCAGGATGCCGCGTCGCCCGAACCGGTCCGACAGGGGGCCTGCGACCAGCTGCCCGAGGGCGAGGCCGATCAGGCAGGCCGTCACGGTGAGCTGTGCCACCGAGGTGGCCGCGCCGAGTTCCGCCGCCAAGGCGGGGAGGGCGGGGAGGTAGAGGTCCATCGAGATCGGACCGAACACCGTCAGCAGCAGGAGCAGAGTGGGCAGGAGGCGGCTGAACTCCGTCCGCGAGGGTGAGATCTGTGCGGTCATGTCATCCACGGTGCGCGCTCAGCGCGCGGCCGGGGAGTCTCTGATGAGAGGTGTACCGCCAGGGAACCCCTGTCGCGCGGGGAGCGTGCCCACCCGGAGGGGTCCCCTCCGAGGGCATCCCTCCCGCGAGCACGGCGACCTACCCTGGGGCACATGGACAATCGATCAGAGGTGCGGGAGTTCCTCATGACCCGTCGCGCCCGGGTGTCGCCGGATGCCGCGGGCATCCCCGCCGGGCCGAACCGCCGGGTCGAGGGGCTGCGGCGCAGCGAGGTCGCCGCGCTCGCCGGGGTCAGCGTCGAGTACTACTCGAAGCTGGAACGCGGGTCGATCTCCGGGGCCTCGGCGGCCGTGCTCGATGCGGTCTCGCGCGCCCTGCAGCTCTCCGATGCCGAGCACTCCCACCTGCTCGACCTCGCGCGCAACGCCGACGGGATCCCGTCGTCGGGCCGCAACCGCCGCCGCGGCAGCAAACCCGCCTCACCCCGGAACAGCCTGGAGTGGGCACTGGCATCCATCACCGATTCGGTGGCGGTGGTGCGGGATCAGCGGCAGAACATCGTCGCGTTCAACACCCTGGGCAAGGCGTTCTACTCGCCCCTGATCGGCGACGCGGGGCGCGTGCCGAACTTCGCGCGCTTCCAGTTCCTCGACCCGGCCGCGCACGACTTCTATCCCGACTGGGACCTGTTCGCCGACATGTGCGTCGCCGTCATCCGCGCCGAGGCCGGCCGCGATCCGCATGACAAGGGCATCCAAGACCTCGTCGGGGAGCTCTCGACGAGGAGCGAGGTGTTCCGCACGCTCTGGGCGGCACACAACGTGCGCACCCACGGATCCGGTCAGAAGCGCTTCGACCACCCCGTCGTCGGCGAGGTGACCCTCGTCTACGAGGAGCTCGCGATCACGGCCGAGCCGGGGCAGGTGTTGCTGATCTACTCCGCCGAGCCCGGCTCGCCGTCTGCTGAGCGCCTGCGGCTGCTCGCGTCGTGGGCGACGGACTCCGCCGCGGCTGCGCAGCCAACGTCCTGACGGGGATGCCGGAGGCGTCATCGTCGTCAGGACGTTGGCTGACGGTGTGCGTCGGCGTCCGCGCCCTGTCGGCGCTTCGGTGGCCGCGCTAGCCTGACGCCACCACAGCTCCGCGTCGAGGGAGACCGCCGTGACCCAACCGCTTCGCTACGGCATCAACGTCACCCTCGACGGGTGCGTGCACCATGAGGCGGGCCTGCCTCCGGATGCCGAGTCGATGGCGTTCTGGACCGACGAACTGCGCCGCTCCGACTCGCTGCTCTACGGCCGCGTGACGTACGAGCTGATGCAGTCCACCTGGCGTCGACCCGAGTCGGGGGAGTGGCCCGACTGGATGGATGCCAGCGAGGTCGCCTTCTCGGAGGTGATGGACCCGATGCCGAAACACGTTGTATCGACGGAACTGGATGCCGTGGACTGGAACGCCTCGCTCGTGTGGGGTGACCTTGCCGCTGCCGTCGGGGAGTTGAAGGCGCAGCCGGGGCGGGGCATCTCGGTGGGCGGGGTGCGGTTGCCGGCGGCGCTCGCGGAGCTCGGGCTGATCGACGAGTTCACGTTCGTCGTGCACCCGGTGGTCGCGGGGCGGGGGCCGCGGTTGTTGGAGGGGGTGCGGGAGCAGTTCGGGCTGGAGTTGGTGGAGCGGCGGGAGTTCGGGTCGGGGGTTGTGGTGCAGCGGTATCGACAGGCTCTCTAACGCTCGCAGGCCGAACCGCCGCCACTGCCTAAGACGCGTTCGACCCGGGTACTGGGTTTCAGTTCACCCCCGCTGCTCGACTTCGCAGTCGCCTCGCGCGAGCGACTCGCCCGCTTATCCTGGCCCCGTGCAGAAGGCATGGCTCGTCTACCGGGGTGATGAAGAGACCGAGATTCTGGGCGTCTTCGACGACCAAGGAGAGGCCACCCGGTACGCGCAGACTCTCGCGGAGACGGCGTACGAGGGTGAGCGGATCTGGATCGGCGGCTACGGCATCCCTTACCGCATCACCGACGACGTGCCTCGATGATCGAGATGGGCCGGTCTCACCGACCGGCCCATCTGCTCGGCGCCTCAGTCAGAGGGCACATCGAGAATTGCGCGACCCCTCCATCTGGACAGAGAGGCCGCGTCGGGGCGACCGCAGGGCAAATCTCGGGCGGGTCACGCCTGACGGTGCTGCGGAGTCGCTGCTCGCCGACATCGCCGCCCGCAACGGTGAGGGTCACGCCTGCACCGACCTAGATTCAGCCCCGGTGCTCGTTGATACGCCTGCCCGCCGCGTGGACGGGTGTCGCCACCCTCAAGCCCAGCAACGGCCGCATCCCGCTCGACAACCCGTACTTCGGCCGCTCGGCGGGCCCGCTGGCCCGCACGGTCGCCGACGTGGCGCTCGGCATGCACATCGCCGACTGGGAGCACCCCGGCTCCGACATGACCGGCCGCCGCGCCCTTGAGGCTTACGAGACATTCGGCGACCTCCAGAAGCGCACGGTCGCGGCAACGTCGGGGTATGACGCGGTGCTGGCCCCGGTCGCCCCGGTGGCGGCCTTCCCCGCGGAGTGGCCGATGCCGTGGGGCTTCGACGCGGGTCTCGCGATGCCCCACATCGCGTTCACGCTGCCGTACAACATGTCAGGGCAGCCGGCGTCGTCGGTGAACTGCGGGTTCACCGCGAATGGGCGGCCGATCGGGTTGCAGATCTCGGGGCGGCGGTTCGCGGATTTGGAGACGTTGCGGTTGACGGCTTGGTATGAGGGGTCGCGGTCGGTGGATGTGGTGCCGGTGTTTCCGAGCTGAGGTTCGGGTGCGGATGGATGCCGCGGGCTCGCGTGACGGCGCGGGGTCGCGGCATTCGTCGTGCGGTTCGGGTGCGGCCGGGCCTGAGGTTGCCCCCGTTTGTTCGTGGGCGCGGTGTCGGGCGTTGTTAGCCACACGGTTCGGCACGGGGTGGGGCCTCTAAGGTGGGCGCGTTGCTTCGTCGATGCGGCGGCAAATGGATGCCGCGGGCTCTTGACGTGCGCGCTGCTTGAGATCTGCGGCTCAACGGATCCACAACTCCGCGTCTCGCTGGGGTTTGCTGCTCAGGCCACCCAGAAACCCAACGTGCAGAGCAGTCGCGTCTCGTCGTCGGCGTCCGCGGGCGGTTCGATGGCCGGCGGGAACGCACCCCACTGCCGCCACTCGTCAGCGTGCGGGGTGACGTGCTCGTTCGTGCCTGCGATGAGCTCGGGGGAGAGGTGGAACGGGATGCCGAAGTGTTTCGCGATCGAGTACGCCTGGAACGCCCGGTACGTCGCGAGGTGCGCGAACCCCTCTTCGGCCGGATCGTCGCCGTAGGTGAAGCGGAACGTCTCCGCATAGTCGCCCGCCCCCACGGCGGCCGTCGCGGTGTCGTTTAGCGCGTCGTACGAGGCAATCGGATCGTCGCCCAACAGGTCGGCGTCGGCGTACGGGTCGCCGTCGGCGGCCGCGCGTCCGGCAATCACGTCGGGGATCCACGCTTCGTCACAGGCGTGCCGCCCGAGGATGTCAAGCAGCGTCGCCGACTCGCGCTGACTCCATTCCTTCGGGACGGAGGCGGAGAAGTCGGCGGGGGTCGATCTGGTCGACGACCTCGCGCAGCCCGGCGTCGGAATGGAGGAAGAGCTCGGCTGGGGTCATGGCGGGGACGATACTCCGGGGGTCAGACACTGGCCAGGCCCGGAACGCACGCCTTGTCAGCCAAACGCAACTGCCCGCGCGGCTTGCGGAACGCCTAAATAGCCGAGCTGGCTAGTCAAAGCCCGGACAACTGCTTTTCCGAGTTCGAGCGGAACGGCATTACCTAGCTGGCGCTGCACGTCGGCGCGGGTCCCGTTGATCTGGAAGTTGTCCGGGAAGGACATGAGCCGAAGCATCTCGTTCACGCGCAGTCGTCGCGCCCGTTCCAAGCCTGACGCGGTTTGCACGTTTTCCCAGTGGAACGGTCCGACCCATGGGCCGGGCTGCGCCTGAAGCGTCGATGAAGGTCGGTTGGGGTCGAGACGCAGGAGAAAGGTCCAGTACCGGCTGCGCCACTCGAAAAAGTCTCGGCCGCCGTAACGGTCGGTGTGCCAGAGGTAGTTCTGCCCGGGGGGTACCTCCGCGGCCAGTTGTCCATAGCTGCCGTCGACGATCTCGTCGTGCGTAACCGGCACGAGCCTAGGAAGTCCTTGAAATGCGCGAGCTGCAGTCACGTGAGGCAGCTTGCTCGGGTCGACGGTCCGCGAATGTTCGCTCCACCCGGAGTGTGTTGGCTCTGGGAACTCAAACTTCTCACCATCACGCCGGCCGACGACGAAGACGCGGCGACGGAGCTGCGGCACTCCATAGTCCGCAGCGAGCAACACCTTCCACTGCGGGTTGTACCCCAGCTCCCCTAGACCGCTGAGCAGACGCGCGAACTGAGCACGATGCGTCTTGTAGGTCAGGCCCTGGACGTTCTCGAGGACGAAGGCTTCTGGGCGAGACTCGCGCACGACGCGGACGTACTCGTCCAACAGCGAAGCGTTGGGGTCGCGGCTCTCACGTTTTTGCTCTAGCCAGAACCCCGACTTGCTGAAGGGAGTGCACGGGGGTCCGCCCACAACTAGAACGGGCTCACCCGGGCGCAGGCCGGCGGTCTCGAGAATCTGATCGGTGGGCACGTTGCGAATGTCGCCCGTCAGGGTGGGTGTCGCACCGAAATTTGCCGTTAGAGTCCGGAGCGCAGGCTCGTTGTAGTCCGTCGCAACCGCGACGCGGAGCAGTCCTGTCCCGGGGTCGTCTTTCGCTAGGGGCTCAGCGTCGCTGCGCTCCACAGCGAGGTCGAGACCTCCCGCGCCGGAGAACAAACTCACGACGGGAAGCTGTTCGGCCATCTGCTACCTCAATCCACCTGGACACGTGACACCCGACGGGCCGCGTATCAACCAAGTATCGTCGAGTGGAGTCTGTCGCTAAGGTCCGACATTCGATCACTCGGGGTCCAGCGCCCCGCACTGTGCTGGACAGGAGGCAAGGAAGTTCGTTGGCAGAACCTCTGGTGGAGAACCTGGCGGGGCGCATCTACGCACGCGTGTATAGATCCAGTGGGCGCCGGGATCTACACGAGTTCGTTCGCGCGGCTATCGTCCGAAGCCGCGGTCGCGTGATCTGGGAGAGCAGCCACACCCGGTCTCCGTTCTACTTCGCAGTCCGCACGGATCGAGGCGAGAACCTCGGGTTGCTCATCTATCCCGTCAGGCTCACGAGAGTCGTGACAAACGGGCGACCCGTCGACGAGCACCACGCTCAGGTCAAGTTCGGGGCAGACCGGACCTGGAAGACCGAGGTGCACCCGGTCGCGTTCGACGTCGCCGGAGTCGACACCACGCTGTTCCTCGGAATCAATGCTGAGGAGGAGAAGTTCGTAGGCCTGGATCCAACGCTTTGGAACCCCATGCCGCTCGGGGTCTCCTTCTACGCCTATGAACGCGACTTCATATCGATGGGGGAGTCGGGATGGCATGCGTACGAAGTGGACACGCGGGGTGGGGCTCGCAATGGGGCGCGCACGCCCGAGGGATTCGAGTCTCGCGTTGCATTCACCTCAGAGCGCTTCCTTGACTTCGCACGCTTCGAGCGGCGCGCCACCGATCTTAGACTCGACGCCGCGTTGCGCGTGAAGCTGGCGGAGCGATTTCGTAGCACTTCATTCGCCGACGAAACTGTGGGAAGTACGCATCCACTCGAGAGACAATTCGGGCTGTCAGCACCGCGCATCCTTGATCTAATCGCCGAACGGAGGATGCTTGCGACGGCGGTGAAGGGAGGCGTGGCCGAGGCTCACTTGCAGACGCTGTTTGAGGCCGATCCTGCGGTCGTCTCAGTGAAGCGAAGAACAGATGATCGTAGTGCTGACTTCGACGTGACGATGGCGTCAGGGGTCACCTACGTTGTGGAGTGTAAGAACGTCAGCCCCACCCGGCTTGCTGACGGAACGGTCCAGGTTGAAACGCAGCGTACGCGAAACAGCAGGGATGACCCGACCGGCCGGTTGTATAGTTTCGACACTTTCGATGTCGTTGCGGCCTGTTTATTCTCCGTTACGGGCGAGTGGGAGTTCCGGTTCGCGTTGAGTTCGTCGCTAACCGCGCACGCCAAGTACCCCGGATTTCTCGCCACGAAGC
This window contains:
- a CDS encoding amidase family protein gives rise to the protein MIRLPAAWTGVATLKPSNGRIPLDNPYFGRSAGPLARTVADVALGMHIADWEHPGSDMTGRRALEAYETFGDLQKRTVAATSGYDAVLAPVAPVAAFPAEWPMPWGFDAGLAMPHIAFTLPYNMSGQPASSVNCGFTANGRPIGLQISGRRFADLETLRLTAWYEGSRSVDVVPVFPS
- a CDS encoding helix-turn-helix domain-containing protein codes for the protein MDNRSEVREFLMTRRARVSPDAAGIPAGPNRRVEGLRRSEVAALAGVSVEYYSKLERGSISGASAAVLDAVSRALQLSDAEHSHLLDLARNADGIPSSGRNRRRGSKPASPRNSLEWALASITDSVAVVRDQRQNIVAFNTLGKAFYSPLIGDAGRVPNFARFQFLDPAAHDFYPDWDLFADMCVAVIRAEAGRDPHDKGIQDLVGELSTRSEVFRTLWAAHNVRTHGSGQKRFDHPVVGEVTLVYEELAITAEPGQVLLIYSAEPGSPSAERLRLLASWATDSAAAAQPTS
- a CDS encoding multidrug effflux MFS transporter gives rise to the protein MTAQISPSRTEFSRLLPTLLLLLTVFGPISMDLYLPALPALAAELGAATSVAQLTVTACLIGLALGQLVAGPLSDRFGRRGILLLGIVAYIVTSALCAISPTVELLITARFVQGLAGGVGIVIAQAAGRDIYTGGALVRFYGRLTVVGGLAAIIGPLLGGVLNTVADWRGLFVFLALIGAGILLIALRMFPETLPAESRATGGLTHTLRDFRTLLSDRVFVGAILNQGFLYGALFAYLAGSTFVLQDIYGLSPLAYALAFGLNSAGFMTLGYLAGRAAERWSVTGTLTVGILVAGIGALGLLSSGLTRMPLWVVIVSLFLLAGGVAISSPPATTLALVDYPQMAGTASSLLGMVRFGFGGIAAPLVGVAGALSILPLGVVTTVAVLLAGAAFLLLARRPQPRASAGPLTDDEHAGTAKDRSR
- a CDS encoding DNA cytosine methyltransferase is translated as MAEQLPVVSLFSGAGGLDLAVERSDAEPLAKDDPGTGLLRVAVATDYNEPALRTLTANFGATPTLTGDIRNVPTDQILETAGLRPGEPVLVVGGPPCTPFSKSGFWLEQKRESRDPNASLLDEYVRVVRESRPEAFVLENVQGLTYKTHRAQFARLLSGLGELGYNPQWKVLLAADYGVPQLRRRVFVVGRRDGEKFEFPEPTHSGWSEHSRTVDPSKLPHVTAARAFQGLPRLVPVTHDEIVDGSYGQLAAEVPPGQNYLWHTDRYGGRDFFEWRSRYWTFLLRLDPNRPSSTLQAQPGPWVGPFHWENVQTASGLERARRLRVNEMLRLMSFPDNFQINGTRADVQRQLGNAVPLELGKAVVRALTSQLGYLGVPQAARAVAFG
- a CDS encoding dihydrofolate reductase family protein, which produces MTQPLRYGINVTLDGCVHHEAGLPPDAESMAFWTDELRRSDSLLYGRVTYELMQSTWRRPESGEWPDWMDASEVAFSEVMDPMPKHVVSTELDAVDWNASLVWGDLAAAVGELKAQPGRGISVGGVRLPAALAELGLIDEFTFVVHPVVAGRGPRLLEGVREQFGLELVERREFGSGVVVQRYRQAL